One genomic region from Alteromonas pelagimontana encodes:
- a CDS encoding sensor histidine kinase, which yields MKLETRSQLFWLCQCGGWLVYAILTEIMIKIPGEEPWAVHLPHLLLDTASGFCITLLLRKLYLWARRQQASVSVTLHIVYLLIAGVCWTQFKWLTLQWLYGNLWQSMTWFDFGTWTSASLTMLATWTAGYYGINIYLDNVEQRQKAVEATHLAKEVQLKMLRYQLNPHFMFNSINAICTLILKQDNTQAVSMLEKLCDLLRYSLYTDPLAKITVREEVTILKTYFDIEQCRFRDRLTVDITADRECDNLRMPSLLIQPLAENALKHGMGSQQSMIIRVHFQRVSNKLIIMISDTGKGFSDTASGQKGIGLKNCEERLNLIYPTNSHFEIGNQPEGGAWVKISLPVEAAE from the coding sequence ATGAAGTTGGAGACACGAAGTCAGCTATTCTGGTTATGCCAATGCGGTGGATGGTTAGTTTATGCGATACTCACCGAAATCATGATAAAGATCCCAGGTGAAGAGCCCTGGGCTGTGCACCTTCCCCACCTGCTTCTGGATACCGCCAGCGGCTTTTGCATCACATTGTTGTTACGAAAGCTCTACCTGTGGGCACGACGCCAGCAAGCCAGTGTCAGCGTTACCCTGCATATTGTTTATTTGCTTATTGCAGGCGTATGCTGGACCCAGTTTAAGTGGCTTACCCTGCAGTGGCTGTACGGTAATCTGTGGCAGTCCATGACCTGGTTCGATTTTGGTACCTGGACGTCAGCATCGTTAACCATGCTGGCAACCTGGACCGCAGGCTACTACGGGATTAATATCTATTTGGATAATGTAGAGCAACGGCAGAAAGCCGTTGAAGCCACTCATCTGGCCAAGGAAGTGCAACTGAAAATGCTGCGTTACCAGCTAAACCCCCATTTTATGTTTAACAGCATTAACGCCATCTGTACCCTTATCCTTAAACAGGATAATACGCAGGCAGTCTCCATGCTGGAAAAGCTTTGCGACCTGTTACGCTACAGTCTGTACACCGACCCGCTGGCAAAAATAACGGTTAGAGAAGAAGTCACGATTCTTAAAACCTATTTTGACATAGAGCAGTGTCGTTTTCGCGACAGACTCACCGTGGATATCACCGCGGACAGAGAGTGTGATAACCTGCGGATGCCCTCCCTGCTTATTCAGCCATTAGCGGAAAACGCCCTTAAACACGGTATGGGATCACAACAAAGTATGATTATCAGGGTTCATTTCCAACGGGTTTCCAATAAGTTGATCATCATGATTTCAGACACAGGTAAGGGATTCTCAGATACTGCTAGCGGCCAGAAAGGGATTGGCCTTAAGAATTGCGAAGAACGGCTAAACCTGATTTACCCCACTAACAGCCACTTCGAAATCGGTAACCAACCAGAAGGTGGAGCCTGGGTGAAAATTTCACTGCCGGTTGAAGCAGCGGAGTAA
- a CDS encoding LytR/AlgR family response regulator transcription factor, with amino-acid sequence MMQLKTLLVDDELSAIEGLAIRLDAFAEIDIIGHATSVDEAIDIINREPPDLIFLDIEMPGKTGFDLIKQLQPERCPAIIFITAFHQHAVKAFEVRAIDYLLKPVKTERLSEALARVMENQKNPVQKHQMMEVRDELVQTEFPNKLAKAAPQYRLEQEKLVIQDGKNPVQLVPYNHIIWIDAAGDYMCVHTRDETYVMRARMKSLVKERLPDDFVRIHKSTIVNLNHIRQLEPLRNSEYFAILNNGKSLKVSRTYSRNLKARLMG; translated from the coding sequence ATGATGCAACTGAAAACCCTGTTAGTTGATGATGAACTGAGTGCCATAGAAGGCCTGGCCATCCGACTTGATGCCTTTGCCGAAATTGATATTATTGGCCACGCTACCAGCGTAGATGAAGCTATTGACATAATAAATCGCGAGCCCCCGGACCTTATTTTTCTGGATATTGAAATGCCGGGGAAGACAGGCTTTGATCTCATCAAACAACTGCAGCCGGAACGGTGTCCTGCAATCATCTTTATTACCGCATTTCATCAACATGCGGTGAAAGCATTTGAAGTAAGAGCCATAGATTACTTACTCAAACCGGTTAAAACTGAAAGACTGTCAGAAGCTCTGGCACGGGTGATGGAAAACCAGAAAAACCCGGTGCAGAAACACCAGATGATGGAAGTACGGGACGAACTGGTACAAACCGAATTCCCCAACAAGCTTGCTAAAGCTGCACCCCAATACCGGCTTGAACAGGAAAAATTAGTTATTCAGGACGGAAAGAACCCGGTTCAACTAGTGCCCTATAATCACATTATCTGGATAGACGCGGCCGGTGACTATATGTGTGTGCACACCAGGGATGAAACTTACGTAATGCGCGCCAGAATGAAGAGTTTGGTGAAAGAGCGGCTTCCAGACGACTTTGTGCGTATTCACAAATCCACAATTGTTAACCTTAATCACATCCGACAGCTGGAACCGTTACGAAACTCTGAATACTTTGCTATTTTGAATAATGGCAAGTCTCTTAAGGTAAGCCGCACTTATAGCCGCAACCTTAAAGCCAGGCTAATGGGTTGA
- a CDS encoding ISAs1 family transposase: METGAFEQFFGELEDPRQSAKVAHLFTDILFLVVCASIAGAKGWEDIEDFGDLHCNWFTGKGLFKNGLPVHDTIARVVSRIDSEQFQRCFIGWMQSVAELSEGQLIAIDGKRLCGSYNRDERQSAIHMVNAFASENNMVLGQIKTQSKSNEITAIPALLSLLDIRGCLISIDAMGCQTDIAGQIIDSGGDYLLALKGNQKELHDAVRYALTGVVNEEVICLEKSHGRKEARAYHVMEAATLADTFPEWKGLKSIGVALGYRQTKSGKESLEYRYYISSATLTKARFAKEVRSHWAVENSLHWVLDVSMKEDQCRIYRGNAAEVLSGARKIALNMLRAETSRKVSIPRKQKRAHGSTDYLEQVLAAGLTTLDDI; this comes from the coding sequence ATGGAAACAGGTGCATTTGAGCAGTTTTTTGGGGAATTAGAAGATCCTCGCCAGTCGGCCAAGGTAGCGCATTTATTTACTGATATTCTATTCCTGGTGGTATGTGCATCCATTGCCGGAGCCAAGGGATGGGAAGATATCGAAGACTTTGGTGACTTGCATTGTAATTGGTTCACAGGCAAAGGATTATTCAAGAATGGCTTGCCAGTCCATGACACCATCGCTCGTGTGGTATCGCGAATAGATAGTGAGCAGTTCCAGCGTTGCTTTATTGGCTGGATGCAGTCAGTGGCAGAGCTATCCGAGGGACAGCTAATTGCTATTGATGGTAAACGTCTTTGCGGGTCTTACAACCGTGACGAGAGGCAATCAGCGATTCACATGGTGAATGCCTTTGCATCAGAAAATAACATGGTGTTGGGACAGATAAAAACGCAGAGTAAATCGAATGAAATAACAGCTATTCCGGCTTTACTTAGCCTGCTGGACATAAGAGGTTGTTTGATATCGATTGATGCAATGGGCTGTCAAACCGACATTGCAGGACAGATTATCGATAGCGGTGGTGATTATTTGCTGGCGCTAAAAGGGAATCAAAAAGAGCTTCATGATGCCGTACGCTATGCACTTACCGGTGTTGTTAATGAGGAAGTGATTTGCTTAGAAAAGAGTCACGGCCGCAAAGAAGCCAGAGCTTATCATGTTATGGAAGCCGCTACGTTAGCGGATACTTTCCCTGAATGGAAAGGTCTGAAAAGTATTGGCGTTGCGCTGGGCTATCGGCAGACGAAAAGTGGTAAAGAGTCGCTTGAGTATCGATACTACATCAGCTCAGCCACGTTAACGAAAGCCCGCTTTGCCAAGGAGGTACGCAGTCACTGGGCTGTTGAAAATAGCCTCCACTGGGTTCTTGATGTGTCAATGAAGGAAGACCAATGCCGGATATATCGAGGAAATGCCGCTGAGGTATTGTCTGGGGCGAGGAAGATTGCATTGAACATGCTGCGCGCAGAAACGAGCAGAAAAGTTAGTATTCCGCGTAAGCAAAAGCGGGCGCATGGCAGCACTGATTATCTGGAACAGGTGTTAGCAGCGGGCTTGACCACATTGGATGATATTTAA
- a CDS encoding GIY-YIG nuclease family protein: MPELLETNCKLHLASLSGEDHPLDAYLAGKFDEFQSWQSKKNFERRYVVSLIALPQPHRWLLAGLYESHGAQWQESLKGYIYDLRLLERCSQFNGRLVVAFERQGRQSYRNAETLAPTLLIDEIRSERMSIADFPGYRNVNISKVELDTIVRQSIESWRSALSSVAGVYVISDTASGKLYIGSATGEGGLYQRWVQYAANGHGGNKELRQLLEEMGTSSSNHFRFAILEIADTHTSEKDVLRRESHWKQVLLSRQFGFNAN; this comes from the coding sequence ATGCCTGAACTTTTAGAAACTAATTGTAAGCTGCACCTAGCCTCCCTAAGTGGCGAAGATCACCCTTTGGACGCTTACCTGGCAGGCAAATTTGATGAGTTTCAGAGTTGGCAGAGCAAGAAAAATTTTGAGCGCCGATATGTAGTGTCACTTATTGCTCTTCCACAGCCGCATCGCTGGTTATTAGCGGGCTTATACGAGTCGCATGGCGCTCAATGGCAGGAGTCATTAAAAGGCTATATTTATGATCTAAGGCTATTAGAACGCTGCTCGCAATTCAACGGGCGTTTAGTAGTAGCATTTGAGCGCCAAGGTCGCCAGTCATACCGCAATGCGGAAACATTGGCACCGACACTTCTTATCGATGAGATTAGATCTGAAAGAATGTCTATTGCCGACTTTCCTGGCTACCGCAACGTCAACATTTCAAAAGTAGAACTGGATACCATTGTGCGCCAATCGATTGAATCATGGCGCTCGGCATTATCCAGCGTTGCAGGTGTCTATGTTATATCCGACACGGCTTCAGGCAAGTTGTATATCGGAAGCGCAACTGGCGAGGGCGGGCTGTACCAACGATGGGTTCAATATGCGGCTAACGGACATGGCGGCAATAAAGAACTGCGGCAACTACTAGAAGAAATGGGGACATCATCATCCAACCATTTTCGATTTGCCATTCTTGAAATAGCTGACACACATACTAGCGAAAAAGATGTTCTTAGGCGCGAAAGTCACTGGAAGCAGGTTTTGCTGTCCCGGCAGTTCGGATTTAACGCCAATTAA
- the glmS gene encoding glutamine--fructose-6-phosphate transaminase (isomerizing) gives MCGIVGAVAERNVVEILLEGLKRLEYRGYDSAGVALLQTDGTLTRIRRTGKVQELVDAVAAGEALGTTGIAHTRWATHGGVTERNAHPHCSNERIAVVHNGIIENYLALREKLTKQGYTFTSDTDTETIAHTVHAQMQEGADLLSAVQQSVKQFHGAYGTVIMDREDASRVIVARSGSPLVIGLGLGENFIASDQMALLPVTRRFIFLEEGDVAEITRREVNIFDVNGNPVEREVIESNIEHDAGDKAGYRHYMLKEIHEQPTVVRNTLQQRLDERGLLPDVFGVGADEVLAKVKHVQIIACGTSYHAGMTARYWLEQYANVSCNVEIASEFRYRKSVVHANSLLVTISQSGETADTLAALRLAKELGYMSSLTICNVPGSSLVRESDFAFMTRAGAEIGVASTKAFTTQLTAFLMLTLALGQHHGLSDTNHQTIVAALHSLPAKLEETLAITQGIEDLAEEFADKNHSLFLGRGDQYPIAMEGALKLKEISYIHAEAYASGELKHGPLALIDEEMPVIVVAPNNELLEKLKSNVEEVRARGGLMYVFADKDAAFASDDTMRVINVPHCEGPIAPIVYTLPLQLLSYYVALIKGTDVDQPRNLAKSVTVE, from the coding sequence ATGTGCGGAATAGTCGGTGCAGTTGCCGAACGTAATGTAGTAGAAATTTTACTGGAAGGCCTGAAGCGCCTGGAATATCGCGGCTATGACTCAGCGGGTGTGGCATTGCTGCAAACCGATGGCACCTTAACCCGAATTCGTCGCACCGGTAAGGTACAGGAACTGGTTGATGCCGTTGCCGCAGGGGAAGCCCTTGGCACAACCGGCATCGCCCACACCCGTTGGGCGACTCACGGCGGCGTAACCGAAAGAAACGCCCATCCTCACTGCTCAAATGAACGCATTGCTGTTGTGCATAATGGCATTATTGAAAATTATCTGGCGCTGCGGGAAAAGCTGACTAAACAGGGTTACACCTTTACCAGCGATACCGACACTGAAACGATTGCCCACACTGTGCATGCGCAAATGCAAGAAGGCGCAGATTTACTTAGCGCAGTGCAACAATCCGTTAAGCAATTTCATGGCGCCTACGGCACAGTGATTATGGATCGCGAAGATGCGTCGCGCGTAATTGTGGCGCGCTCCGGAAGCCCGTTAGTCATCGGTTTGGGTTTAGGTGAAAACTTTATTGCCTCTGATCAAATGGCGCTGCTACCGGTGACGCGTCGCTTTATCTTTTTAGAAGAAGGCGACGTGGCTGAAATTACCCGCCGCGAAGTGAACATTTTTGACGTTAATGGCAACCCGGTAGAGCGGGAAGTTATAGAGTCAAACATTGAACATGATGCTGGCGACAAAGCGGGCTATCGCCATTACATGCTAAAAGAAATTCACGAGCAACCCACAGTAGTGCGCAATACACTACAGCAGCGTTTGGACGAGCGCGGCTTGCTGCCCGATGTTTTTGGCGTGGGCGCGGATGAAGTTTTAGCCAAAGTGAAGCACGTACAAATTATTGCCTGCGGCACCAGTTATCACGCCGGCATGACCGCGCGCTACTGGCTGGAACAATACGCCAACGTTTCTTGTAATGTAGAAATTGCGTCTGAGTTCCGCTATCGCAAATCTGTGGTACATGCAAACAGCTTACTGGTGACCATTTCCCAGTCGGGCGAAACCGCAGATACACTCGCCGCGTTACGTCTGGCTAAAGAACTGGGCTACATGTCCAGCCTCACCATTTGCAACGTACCCGGCTCGTCGCTGGTACGTGAATCTGATTTTGCATTTATGACCCGCGCTGGCGCCGAAATTGGTGTGGCATCAACCAAAGCATTCACCACCCAATTAACCGCGTTTTTAATGCTGACTTTGGCGTTAGGTCAACACCACGGGCTAAGCGACACTAATCATCAAACCATAGTCGCCGCGCTACATAGCTTACCCGCTAAATTGGAAGAAACCCTGGCCATTACCCAAGGAATCGAAGATCTGGCAGAAGAGTTTGCTGACAAGAACCATAGCTTGTTCTTAGGGCGAGGCGATCAGTACCCGATTGCAATGGAAGGTGCGCTTAAATTAAAAGAAATTTCGTACATCCACGCAGAAGCTTACGCATCTGGTGAGCTAAAACACGGCCCGCTGGCGCTTATTGACGAAGAAATGCCAGTTATCGTTGTCGCGCCCAATAATGAACTGTTGGAAAAGCTAAAATCTAACGTGGAAGAAGTACGTGCCCGCGGCGGCCTGATGTACGTGTTCGCCGATAAAGACGCCGCCTTTGCCAGCGACGACACCATGCGGGTTATCAACGTACCGCACTGCGAAGGCCCGATAGCGCCCATTGTTTATACCTTACCGCTGCAATTGTTGTCTTACTACGTCGCCTTAATTAAAGGAACCGATGTGGATCAACCCCGGAACCTGGCGAAGTCAGTGACGGTGGAATAA